A window of the Dunckerocampus dactyliophorus isolate RoL2022-P2 chromosome 19, RoL_Ddac_1.1, whole genome shotgun sequence genome harbors these coding sequences:
- the lbr gene encoding delta(14)-sterol reductase LBR isoform X1 — protein MPSVKYQKGDMVMGRWPGSNLYYEVKVLGFDVKSQLYTVIYKDGTELELKEQDIRVGSHSFVTIMACNETSAFLFQQCRSRLFSFNNQSSSGFQIRTRSRSRSPGRRRSRSRSPARTTRRSSSRAAAAAASAAIAESTPSSRKETKLKDMVEVRVVPLATENNSNNKHEKKEENNAATKENEKSETKRDSEPEKNQGRYNLRRRKDEAKLEQQEKKDANVVTAPTPMVSRPLDFGGKIGAYFWLLFLPSWVLFVVLQVNLKDPSLANFPPPVPPLETFWDAQALGFVVLWILFQAILYILPVGKLSEGMPLRSGERLKYRTNGFFAIVMSAAVVAAAVHQGVDLTYIHSHFLQLAVATFLISVLLSVYLYVRSLYAAPGQLALGGSSGNVVYDFFKGHELNPRIKDFDLKFFCEMRPGLIGWCLINFALALAEMKQWGLASPSYAMILVNAFQLLYVVDGLWNEEAILTTMDLMHDGFGFMLAFGDLVWVPFTYTLQAYYLVSHPNALSLPAVVAIVLLKLVGFYIFRKSNSEKNAFRRSPSDPKLSHLKTIPTATGKSLLVSGWWGVVRHPNYLGDLIMALAWSLPCGFSHLLPWYYMIYFIILLVHRDSRDMSECRRKYGSAWDEYCRTVRYRIIPRVY, from the exons ATGCCGAGTGTAAAGTACCAGAAAGGGGACATGGTGATGGGCCGCTGGCCCGGTAGCAACCTGTACTATGAAGTCAAGGTGCTGGGCTTTGATGTCAAAAGTCAGCTCTACACGGTCATCTACAAGGATGGAACTGAGCTGGAGCTCAAGGAACAGGACATCAGGGTAGGATCACACAGTTTTGTGACAATCATGGCTTGCAATGAGACTTCAGCATTTCTATTTCAACAATGTCGCTCTCGTCTCTTTTCTTTCAACAACCAGAGTTCTTCCGGCTTCCAAATCCGTACCCGTTCTCGTTCCCGATCACCAGGCCGCCGTCGCAGCCGCTCCCGGTCCCCGGCGAGAACCACTCGACGCTCTTCTTCCCGCGCAGCGGCGGCCGCTGCTTCCGCAGCGATAGCAGAGAGCACGCCGTCATCACGCAAGGAAACAAAGCTGAAGGACATGGTTGAAGTCCGAGTCGTTCCTCTG GCTactgaaaacaacagcaacaataagcATGAAAAGAAAGAGGAGAACAATGCGGCTACCAAAGAAAATGAG AAATCCGAGACAAAGAGGGATTCAGAGCCTGAGAAGAACCAGGGCCGATACAATCTGCGCCGCAGGAAGGACGAGGCCAAACTTGAGCAGCaggagaagaaggacgccaACGTAGTTACAGCGCCTACTCCAATGGTGTCGAGGCCGCTGGACTTTGGTGGCAAGATAG GCGCGTACTTCTGGCTGCTCTTTCTGCCGTCCTGGGTTCTCTTCGTGGTTCTCCAAGTCAATTTAAAGGACCCCAGCTTGGCCAACTTCCCCCCTCCTGTTCCTCCCCTTGAAACTTTCTGGGATGCGCAGGCCCTGGGCTTTGTTGTCCTGTGGATCTTATTCCAGGCCATCCTTTACATCCTGCCTGTGGGAAAG CTGAGCGAGGGCATGCCGCTGAGGTCTGGTGAAAGGCTAAAGTACAGAACCAATG GTTTCTTTGCCATTGTAATGAGTGCTGCAGTGGTTGCAGCGGCAGTCCATCAGGGTGTTGACCTCACCTACATCCACAGCCACTTCTTGCAACTTGCCGTAGCCACCTTCCTCATCTCCGTCCTGCTCAGTGTTTACCTGTATGTCAGGTCTCTCTATGCCGCCCCGGGCCAGCTGGCACTTGGCGGGAGCTCTG GTAATGTGGTTTATGACTTCTTCAAGGGACATGAGCTCAACCCCCGCATCAAAGACTTTGATTTGAAATTCTTTTGTGAGATGCGTCCGGGATTGATCGGCTGG tgcttgaTCAACTTTGCACTGGCACTGGCTGAGATGAAGCAGTGGGGTCTGGCCTCTCCATCGTACGCCATGATACTGGTCAACGCCTTCCAGCTGCTGTATGTGGTTGATGGTCTTTGGAACGAG GAGGCCATTCTGACCACCATGGACCTGATGCACGATGGCTTTGGCTTCATGCTAGCCTTTGGAGATCTGGTGTGGGTCCCTTTTACCTATACCCTGCAGGCCTATTACTTGGTTAGCCACCCAAATGCACTCAGCCTCCCAGCTGTCGTCGCCATCGTCTTGCTGAAAC TCGTTGGCTTCTACATCTTCCGGAAATCCAACTCTGAGAAAAACGCCTTCAGGAGAAGCCCATCAGACCCCAAACTGTCAC ACCTGAAGACCATTCCAACTGCAACCGGGAAAAGTCttctggtgtctggctggtggGGGGTGGTCCGCCACCCCAACTATCTGGGAGACCTCATCATGGCTCTGGCCTGGTCTCTACCCTGCG GCTTCAGTCATCTGTTGCCGTGGTATTACATGATCTACTTCATCATCCTGCTGGTGCACCGGGACTCCCGTGACATGAGCGAGTGCAGGAGGAAGTACGGCTCGGCCTGGGACGAGTACTGCCGAACGGTGCGCTACCGGATCATCCCGCGTGTCTACTGA
- the lbr gene encoding delta(14)-sterol reductase LBR isoform X2 produces the protein MPSVKYQKGDMVMGRWPGSNLYYEVKVLGFDVKSQLYTVIYKDGTELELKEQDIRSSSGFQIRTRSRSRSPGRRRSRSRSPARTTRRSSSRAAAAAASAAIAESTPSSRKETKLKDMVEVRVVPLATENNSNNKHEKKEENNAATKENEKSETKRDSEPEKNQGRYNLRRRKDEAKLEQQEKKDANVVTAPTPMVSRPLDFGGKIGAYFWLLFLPSWVLFVVLQVNLKDPSLANFPPPVPPLETFWDAQALGFVVLWILFQAILYILPVGKLSEGMPLRSGERLKYRTNGFFAIVMSAAVVAAAVHQGVDLTYIHSHFLQLAVATFLISVLLSVYLYVRSLYAAPGQLALGGSSGNVVYDFFKGHELNPRIKDFDLKFFCEMRPGLIGWCLINFALALAEMKQWGLASPSYAMILVNAFQLLYVVDGLWNEEAILTTMDLMHDGFGFMLAFGDLVWVPFTYTLQAYYLVSHPNALSLPAVVAIVLLKLVGFYIFRKSNSEKNAFRRSPSDPKLSHLKTIPTATGKSLLVSGWWGVVRHPNYLGDLIMALAWSLPCGFSHLLPWYYMIYFIILLVHRDSRDMSECRRKYGSAWDEYCRTVRYRIIPRVY, from the exons ATGCCGAGTGTAAAGTACCAGAAAGGGGACATGGTGATGGGCCGCTGGCCCGGTAGCAACCTGTACTATGAAGTCAAGGTGCTGGGCTTTGATGTCAAAAGTCAGCTCTACACGGTCATCTACAAGGATGGAACTGAGCTGGAGCTCAAGGAACAGGACATCAGG AGTTCTTCCGGCTTCCAAATCCGTACCCGTTCTCGTTCCCGATCACCAGGCCGCCGTCGCAGCCGCTCCCGGTCCCCGGCGAGAACCACTCGACGCTCTTCTTCCCGCGCAGCGGCGGCCGCTGCTTCCGCAGCGATAGCAGAGAGCACGCCGTCATCACGCAAGGAAACAAAGCTGAAGGACATGGTTGAAGTCCGAGTCGTTCCTCTG GCTactgaaaacaacagcaacaataagcATGAAAAGAAAGAGGAGAACAATGCGGCTACCAAAGAAAATGAG AAATCCGAGACAAAGAGGGATTCAGAGCCTGAGAAGAACCAGGGCCGATACAATCTGCGCCGCAGGAAGGACGAGGCCAAACTTGAGCAGCaggagaagaaggacgccaACGTAGTTACAGCGCCTACTCCAATGGTGTCGAGGCCGCTGGACTTTGGTGGCAAGATAG GCGCGTACTTCTGGCTGCTCTTTCTGCCGTCCTGGGTTCTCTTCGTGGTTCTCCAAGTCAATTTAAAGGACCCCAGCTTGGCCAACTTCCCCCCTCCTGTTCCTCCCCTTGAAACTTTCTGGGATGCGCAGGCCCTGGGCTTTGTTGTCCTGTGGATCTTATTCCAGGCCATCCTTTACATCCTGCCTGTGGGAAAG CTGAGCGAGGGCATGCCGCTGAGGTCTGGTGAAAGGCTAAAGTACAGAACCAATG GTTTCTTTGCCATTGTAATGAGTGCTGCAGTGGTTGCAGCGGCAGTCCATCAGGGTGTTGACCTCACCTACATCCACAGCCACTTCTTGCAACTTGCCGTAGCCACCTTCCTCATCTCCGTCCTGCTCAGTGTTTACCTGTATGTCAGGTCTCTCTATGCCGCCCCGGGCCAGCTGGCACTTGGCGGGAGCTCTG GTAATGTGGTTTATGACTTCTTCAAGGGACATGAGCTCAACCCCCGCATCAAAGACTTTGATTTGAAATTCTTTTGTGAGATGCGTCCGGGATTGATCGGCTGG tgcttgaTCAACTTTGCACTGGCACTGGCTGAGATGAAGCAGTGGGGTCTGGCCTCTCCATCGTACGCCATGATACTGGTCAACGCCTTCCAGCTGCTGTATGTGGTTGATGGTCTTTGGAACGAG GAGGCCATTCTGACCACCATGGACCTGATGCACGATGGCTTTGGCTTCATGCTAGCCTTTGGAGATCTGGTGTGGGTCCCTTTTACCTATACCCTGCAGGCCTATTACTTGGTTAGCCACCCAAATGCACTCAGCCTCCCAGCTGTCGTCGCCATCGTCTTGCTGAAAC TCGTTGGCTTCTACATCTTCCGGAAATCCAACTCTGAGAAAAACGCCTTCAGGAGAAGCCCATCAGACCCCAAACTGTCAC ACCTGAAGACCATTCCAACTGCAACCGGGAAAAGTCttctggtgtctggctggtggGGGGTGGTCCGCCACCCCAACTATCTGGGAGACCTCATCATGGCTCTGGCCTGGTCTCTACCCTGCG GCTTCAGTCATCTGTTGCCGTGGTATTACATGATCTACTTCATCATCCTGCTGGTGCACCGGGACTCCCGTGACATGAGCGAGTGCAGGAGGAAGTACGGCTCGGCCTGGGACGAGTACTGCCGAACGGTGCGCTACCGGATCATCCCGCGTGTCTACTGA